The Comamonas sp. GB3 AK4-5 genome includes a region encoding these proteins:
- a CDS encoding MFS transporter, with amino-acid sequence MLIRQHPSLAVLSLGQALYWSCSIIGITLTGLVGQQLAPWPQLATAPLALLVAGSLLTVGPMARWMARIGTRRALQRGALLGMAGGLTSTAGIQLNSFALFSLGVLLVGAYQASAGYYRFAALEGVATGDQGRATAWVVAGGIAAALLAPTLALHSRHLLGATFGGAYLALAGLAALACILLQALPGPAAHTAPKPAAMQNPGAQNAPKTKAAATRRALWQRPALRQALLLTACGHGLMILVMNATPLAMHGCGHDLQSAAMVIQWHVLGMFLPSLVAGPAVDRFGPARVALCGVLLLAASALWALSGTEITQFLPSSLLLGAGWNLVLLAGTNLLTRAHLPAERPLAQPMMEWSNSAMAALMSMGSGLLVQTLGWQAINWAMLPVLTAMLWCLRPAPKLQALAR; translated from the coding sequence ATGCTGATACGCCAACACCCTTCGCTTGCCGTGCTCAGTCTGGGCCAGGCCCTGTACTGGAGCTGCTCCATCATCGGCATCACCCTCACCGGCCTGGTCGGCCAGCAGCTCGCCCCCTGGCCACAGCTGGCCACCGCGCCGCTGGCCCTGCTGGTGGCGGGCAGCCTGCTGACCGTGGGGCCCATGGCCCGCTGGATGGCCCGCATCGGCACGCGCCGGGCGCTGCAGCGCGGGGCCTTGCTGGGCATGGCCGGCGGCCTGACCAGCACCGCGGGCATCCAGCTGAACAGCTTTGCCCTGTTCAGCCTGGGCGTGCTGCTGGTGGGCGCTTATCAGGCCTCGGCCGGCTATTACCGTTTTGCGGCACTGGAAGGCGTGGCCACCGGCGACCAGGGCCGGGCCACAGCCTGGGTGGTGGCCGGCGGCATTGCCGCCGCCCTGCTGGCGCCCACGCTGGCACTGCACAGCCGCCACCTGCTGGGCGCAACATTTGGCGGCGCCTACCTGGCCCTGGCCGGTCTGGCTGCGCTGGCCTGCATCCTGCTGCAAGCACTGCCGGGGCCTGCAGCGCATACAGCGCCCAAACCGGCTGCAATGCAGAACCCCGGCGCACAGAACGCTCCTAAAACAAAAGCAGCCGCCACCCGCCGCGCGCTGTGGCAGCGCCCTGCCCTGCGCCAGGCCTTGCTGCTGACGGCCTGCGGCCATGGGCTGATGATTCTGGTGATGAATGCCACGCCGCTGGCCATGCATGGCTGCGGCCATGACTTGCAGAGCGCGGCCATGGTGATCCAGTGGCATGTGCTGGGCATGTTTTTGCCCTCGCTGGTGGCCGGCCCGGCAGTCGACCGTTTTGGCCCGGCGCGCGTGGCCTTGTGCGGCGTGCTGCTGCTGGCTGCCAGCGCGCTGTGGGCGCTCAGCGGGACGGAGATCACGCAGTTTCTGCCCAGCTCGCTGCTGCTGGGTGCGGGCTGGAATCTGGTGCTGCTGGCCGGCACCAATTTGCTCACCCGCGCCCACCTGCCAGCCGAGCGCCCCCTGGCCCAGCCCATGATGGAATGGAGCAACAGCGCCATGGCCGCACTGATGTCCATGGGCTCGGGCCTGCTGGTGCAGACTCTGGGCTGGCAGGCCATCAACTGGGCCATGTTGCCGGTGCTGACCGCCATGCTGTGGTGTCTGCGCCCAGCCCCCAAGCTGCAGGCGCTGGCGCGCTGA
- the bfr gene encoding bacterioferritin, with protein MQGQPEVIECLKELLRGELAARDQYFIHSRQYEDQGFARLYERIGHEMEEETQHADVILRRILFLGGKPDMRPHAFEPGDTVEAMLRKDLAVEYQVRDNLRAAMALCERHADYQSRDLLLAQLKDTEEDHAYWLEKQLGLIEKIGLPNYLQSQMGPAA; from the coding sequence ATGCAAGGCCAACCCGAAGTCATTGAATGCCTGAAAGAACTGCTGCGCGGCGAGCTGGCCGCACGGGACCAGTACTTCATCCACTCGCGCCAGTACGAAGACCAGGGCTTTGCCCGCCTGTACGAGCGCATCGGCCATGAGATGGAAGAAGAGACGCAGCACGCCGACGTGATCCTGCGCCGCATTCTGTTTCTGGGTGGCAAGCCCGATATGCGTCCCCACGCCTTCGAGCCCGGTGACACCGTGGAAGCCATGCTGCGCAAGGACCTGGCCGTGGAATACCAGGTGCGCGACAACCTGCGCGCCGCCATGGCCCTGTGCGAGCGCCATGCCGACTACCAAAGCCGCGACCTGCTGCTGGCCCAGCTCAAGGACACCGAAGAAGACCACGCCTACTGGCTGGAAAAGCAGCTGGGCCTGATCGAGAAGATCGGCCTGCCCAATTACCTGCAAAGCCAGATGGGCCCGGCCGCTTAA